A genome region from Natronobeatus ordinarius includes the following:
- a CDS encoding SRPBCC family protein: MTVRTERTFDLAIPPDRVWEFIADPGNRAGAISVVTDYTVNDADATHVTWQVKLPIPMVRRTITVETEDVSRRPPTYVRFVGRSKVLDVTGEHEITPTENGSSLENRFTVEGKLPGVETFFKRNLDGELENLRRDLEAAARR; this comes from the coding sequence ATGACCGTCCGGACCGAGCGCACGTTCGATCTCGCGATTCCTCCCGACCGCGTCTGGGAGTTCATCGCCGATCCCGGAAATCGAGCCGGAGCGATCAGCGTCGTCACCGACTACACCGTCAACGACGCCGACGCCACCCACGTGACCTGGCAGGTGAAGTTACCGATTCCGATGGTTCGGCGAACGATCACCGTCGAGACCGAGGACGTCAGCCGGCGGCCGCCGACGTACGTCAGGTTCGTCGGGCGATCGAAAGTGCTGGACGTCACCGGCGAACACGAGATCACGCCGACCGAAAACGGGAGTTCACTCGAGAACCGGTTCACCGTCGAGGGGAAGCTCCCGGGGGTCGAAACGTTCTTCAAGCGGAACCTCGACGGCGAACTCGAGAACCTGCGCCGCGACCTCGAGGCCGCGGCGCGGCGCTAA
- a CDS encoding carbon-nitrogen family hydrolase — translation MTTETTIALAQLEIEAGDVEGNVDRALAAVSRAAARGADLVCLPELFNVGYFAFDLYDRYAESLDGETFTRLSEAAADHDVAVLAGSLVEDLAETRAETPADEGFANTAALFDSSGERQLVYRKHHLFGYDSVENELLVPGERLETAEIGGFTVGVTTCYDLRFPELYRELADRGVDLVLVPSAWPYPRIEHWETLSRARAIENQCYVATINGSATFEDATLLGRSTVYDPWGVALASSGDGPALVTADLDPATVETVREEFPALRDRRQ, via the coding sequence ATGACGACAGAGACCACCATCGCACTTGCACAGCTCGAGATCGAAGCGGGCGACGTCGAGGGCAACGTCGATCGCGCGCTCGCGGCCGTCTCCCGAGCCGCAGCGCGCGGGGCCGACCTCGTCTGCCTCCCGGAACTGTTCAACGTTGGGTACTTCGCGTTCGACCTCTACGACCGGTACGCCGAATCGCTCGACGGTGAGACGTTCACCCGACTGTCCGAGGCGGCGGCCGACCACGACGTCGCCGTCCTCGCGGGGAGCCTCGTCGAAGACCTCGCCGAGACGCGGGCGGAGACGCCGGCCGACGAGGGGTTCGCGAACACGGCCGCGCTGTTCGACTCGAGCGGCGAACGCCAGCTCGTCTACCGCAAACACCACCTGTTCGGCTACGACTCGGTCGAGAACGAGCTCCTGGTCCCCGGCGAGCGCCTCGAGACGGCCGAGATCGGCGGCTTCACCGTTGGCGTGACGACGTGTTACGACCTCCGGTTTCCCGAACTCTACCGCGAGCTGGCCGACCGGGGCGTCGACCTCGTGCTCGTCCCGAGCGCGTGGCCGTATCCGCGGATCGAGCACTGGGAGACGCTCTCGCGGGCGCGGGCGATCGAGAACCAGTGTTACGTGGCGACGATCAACGGTTCGGCGACGTTCGAGGACGCGACGCTGCTCGGCCGATCGACCGTCTACGATCCCTGGGGCGTCGCGCTGGCCTCGAGCGGCGACGGGCCGGCGCTCGTGACGGCCGACCTCGACCCCGCGACGGTCGAGACGGTTCGTGAGGAGTTTCCGGCCCTCCGCGACCGCCGGCAGTGA
- a CDS encoding SDR family oxidoreductase, whose amino-acid sequence MASTDERVLVAGASGDTGREVLAVLRSSDLTVRATTRSHADVDELERLGADEIVVVNLFESADAVRAVEGCAFVLCALGTPPGPRHLVGGKLVDRTGVINLVTAAVGADVDHFVFESAIGVGNSSGRMALPGRLLVRATLNAKQDAETALRRSGLGYTIVRPGKLTNDPPSGEVLVGEGGDTLSGSIPRADVARVMAAAPFTPEARNRTLEVVSRDGLRGPPRNVVAVDWNYDRLGIETERGRLEP is encoded by the coding sequence ATGGCTTCGACCGACGAACGCGTACTGGTTGCAGGTGCGAGCGGCGATACCGGGCGAGAGGTACTCGCGGTTCTCCGATCGAGCGATCTGACCGTCCGCGCGACGACGCGGTCACACGCCGACGTCGACGAACTGGAACGGCTCGGCGCCGACGAGATCGTCGTCGTCAACCTCTTCGAGTCGGCGGACGCAGTTCGGGCCGTCGAAGGGTGTGCGTTCGTCCTGTGTGCACTCGGTACGCCGCCCGGACCGCGCCACCTCGTCGGCGGCAAACTCGTCGATCGAACGGGTGTGATCAATCTCGTGACGGCCGCGGTGGGTGCAGACGTCGATCACTTCGTCTTCGAGAGCGCCATCGGCGTCGGGAACTCGAGCGGACGGATGGCGCTCCCCGGCCGGCTGCTCGTTCGCGCCACGCTCAACGCGAAGCAGGACGCCGAAACGGCGCTGCGTCGATCGGGACTCGGATACACGATCGTCCGCCCTGGAAAACTGACCAACGATCCGCCGAGCGGCGAGGTGCTCGTGGGTGAAGGCGGCGATACGCTCTCGGGCTCGATCCCGCGGGCCGACGTCGCACGGGTGATGGCCGCGGCCCCGTTCACCCCCGAAGCGCGGAATCGAACGCTCGAAGTCGTCAGCCGGGACGGCCTCCGCGGTCCACCGCGGAACGTCGTGGCGGTCGACTGGAACTACGACCGGCTCGGAATCGAGACCGAGCGCGGGCGACTCGAGCCGTGA
- a CDS encoding esterase/lipase family protein: MSGSSRGVRRRDVLRSVGSVGVAGGIGGCLFDQDGRSADPEGKGSLSGADGIPCEWGRTDDDRLPWSTDGEYGGWGGHEHWDTEPGSAHVPVVFVHGNGRDACDWTGHVEDLTERGYRGDDCWAITFGAETSTHEAMREELESFVAEVLAYTDADEIDVVAHSLGVTGARYWMDAENRFDRVRTFVGLAGPFHGNCWCACCCDQGGAGTPCQFVAAQCYRQGEPLYELLDPEEAPDGTNWYTGYGTADEVFVGCGLVRSPTLSGAEENRRYHADHDGVRTGSRGDVYDWLTAHE; encoded by the coding sequence ATGAGCGGCTCGAGTCGGGGCGTGCGACGGCGCGACGTGTTGCGATCCGTCGGGAGCGTCGGCGTCGCCGGCGGAATTGGCGGCTGCCTGTTCGACCAGGACGGTCGGTCGGCCGATCCGGAAGGGAAGGGGAGTCTGAGCGGTGCGGACGGAATCCCGTGCGAGTGGGGCCGGACTGACGACGATCGCCTCCCGTGGTCGACGGACGGCGAGTACGGCGGGTGGGGCGGACACGAGCACTGGGACACCGAGCCGGGATCGGCGCACGTCCCCGTCGTCTTCGTCCACGGCAACGGGCGGGACGCCTGCGACTGGACGGGGCACGTCGAAGATCTCACAGAACGCGGCTACCGGGGGGACGACTGCTGGGCGATCACCTTCGGCGCCGAGACGAGCACTCACGAGGCGATGCGCGAGGAACTCGAGTCGTTCGTCGCCGAGGTACTCGCGTACACGGACGCGGACGAGATCGATGTCGTGGCCCACTCGCTTGGTGTCACCGGCGCGCGCTACTGGATGGACGCCGAGAATCGGTTCGACCGGGTGCGAACCTTCGTCGGGCTGGCCGGGCCGTTCCACGGCAACTGCTGGTGTGCGTGCTGCTGTGACCAGGGCGGGGCCGGGACGCCGTGTCAGTTCGTCGCCGCGCAGTGCTATCGGCAAGGGGAGCCGCTCTACGAACTCCTCGATCCCGAGGAGGCACCCGACGGGACGAACTGGTACACCGGCTACGGCACCGCCGACGAGGTGTTCGTCGGCTGTGGACTCGTGCGAAGTCCGACCCTGTCGGGAGCCGAGGAGAACCGACGGTACCACGCCGACCACGACGGCGTGCGAACCGGATCACGGGGTGACGTGTACGACTGGCTGACCGCACACGAGTAG
- a CDS encoding methylmalonyl-CoA mutase family protein, whose amino-acid sequence MYDDEDLAEIREATAEWETETLEPVLDRFGERQDRFATISNLEVDRLYTPEDVADLDYLEDLGFPGEEPYTRGPYPTMYRGRTWTMRQFAGFGTAEETNDRFHYLIEQGQTGLSTAFDMPTLMGLDSDDPMSIGEVGKEGVAVDTLRDMEILFDGIDVGEVSTSFTINPSAPVIYAMYVALADQQGVPREAVRGTLQNDMFKEFIAQKEWVIPPEPSLDLVTDVVEFSTEETPKFHPISISGYHIREAGSTAIQELAFTLADGFGYVEDAIERGLDVDEFAPRLSFFFNCHNSFFEEIAKFRAARRIYAHVMDEWYDAELAESKRLKFHTQTAGQSLTAQQPINNVARVTIQALAGVLGGTQSLHTNSFDEALALPSEKAVRVALRTQQLIAEESGAADIVDPLGGSFAVEALTDETETRTMRYLEQIREMGDGSVRDGVLTGIDEGYFLREIQEASYEYQERVERGEEVVVGVNEYTIEEDTSPEILHVDEEATTKRQLDRLEAVKAERDDDAVEESLEALREAIDRGENTMPYIVDAVKTYATMGEIMAVFEDVYGAYTEQIGLA is encoded by the coding sequence ATGTACGACGACGAGGACCTGGCGGAGATTCGCGAGGCGACAGCCGAGTGGGAGACGGAGACGCTCGAACCCGTGCTCGACCGCTTCGGCGAACGACAGGACCGCTTCGCGACGATTTCGAACCTCGAGGTCGACCGCCTCTACACGCCCGAGGACGTGGCAGACCTCGACTACCTCGAGGACCTCGGCTTCCCGGGGGAAGAGCCGTACACGCGCGGCCCGTATCCGACGATGTACCGCGGCCGGACGTGGACGATGCGCCAGTTCGCGGGTTTTGGCACCGCAGAAGAGACCAACGACCGCTTTCACTACCTGATCGAGCAGGGCCAGACGGGGCTGTCGACGGCGTTCGACATGCCGACGTTGATGGGGCTCGACTCCGACGACCCGATGAGCATCGGCGAGGTCGGCAAGGAAGGCGTCGCAGTCGACACGCTGCGGGACATGGAGATCCTCTTCGACGGGATCGACGTCGGGGAGGTCTCGACCTCCTTTACGATCAACCCCTCCGCACCGGTCATCTACGCGATGTACGTCGCGCTGGCCGACCAGCAGGGCGTCCCCCGTGAAGCGGTCCGGGGCACCCTCCAGAACGATATGTTCAAGGAGTTTATCGCGCAGAAAGAGTGGGTGATTCCCCCGGAGCCCTCGCTCGATCTCGTCACCGACGTCGTCGAGTTCAGCACCGAGGAGACGCCGAAGTTCCACCCGATCTCGATCTCGGGCTATCACATCCGTGAGGCCGGCTCGACGGCGATCCAGGAGCTCGCCTTTACCCTCGCCGACGGCTTCGGCTACGTCGAGGACGCGATCGAGCGCGGGCTGGACGTCGACGAGTTCGCGCCCCGACTCTCCTTTTTCTTCAACTGCCACAACTCCTTTTTCGAGGAGATCGCGAAGTTCCGGGCCGCCCGCCGCATCTACGCCCACGTGATGGACGAGTGGTACGACGCCGAGCTGGCCGAGTCCAAGCGCCTGAAGTTCCACACCCAGACGGCGGGCCAGTCGCTGACGGCCCAGCAGCCGATCAACAACGTCGCCCGGGTGACGATCCAGGCGCTCGCCGGCGTCCTCGGTGGCACCCAGAGCCTGCACACGAACAGCTTCGACGAGGCGCTCGCGTTACCCAGTGAGAAGGCCGTCCGCGTCGCCCTGCGCACCCAGCAGCTCATCGCCGAGGAGTCCGGCGCGGCCGACATCGTCGACCCGCTCGGCGGCAGCTTCGCCGTCGAGGCGCTCACCGACGAGACCGAAACGCGCACGATGCGGTACCTCGAGCAGATCCGTGAGATGGGTGATGGCTCGGTCCGAGATGGCGTCCTCACCGGCATCGACGAGGGCTACTTCCTCCGTGAGATCCAGGAGGCTTCCTACGAATACCAGGAACGCGTCGAGCGCGGAGAGGAGGTCGTCGTCGGCGTCAACGAGTACACGATCGAGGAGGACACCAGCCCCGAGATCCTCCACGTCGACGAGGAGGCGACGACGAAACGACAGCTCGACCGGCTCGAGGCGGTCAAAGCCGAACGCGACGACGACGCCGTCGAGGAGTCGCTCGAGGCGCTTCGCGAGGCGATCGACCGCGGGGAGAACACGATGCCGTACATCGTCGACGCCGTCAAGACGTACGCGACGATGGGCGAGATCATGGCCGTCTTCGAGGACGTCTACGGCGCCTACACCGAACAGATCGGCCTCGCCTAG
- the acs gene encoding acetate--CoA ligase, whose protein sequence is MTDQSEEPEVELEARLAEQETFEPPESFVEQANVTDEGIYEEFEEAWPECWEAAADLLEWDEPYENVLEDEDAPFYRWFTGGKLNASYNCLDRHVENGAKNRAAIQWEGELGETRTYTYGELLNEVEAFAAGLRELGVEEDDVVTMYMPMIPELPIAMLACARIGAPHSVVFAGFSAEALATRMNASDSEYLITCDGYYRRGDALNHKEKSDKGLRQVDHDVTTVVVDRLGDELKHFLGKHAHDYDELVAEHEGASVEPVSRDAEDMLFLMYTSGTTGQPKGVKHTTAGYLAYTAWTGQAVLDIKPEDTYWCSADIGWITGHSYIVYGPLALGTTTLMYEGTPDYPEKDRFWELVEKYRVDTFYTAPTAIRAFMKWGAEYPEAHDLSSLRLLGTVGEPINPRAWKWYYKHIGGEECPIVDTWWQTETGGHMITTLPGIGEMKPGSAGPGLPGLDVRVVDGTGEEVDAGHAGYLTVNNPWPGMLRTLYQNDERFVSEYWQEYSDPDADEWVYFPEDGAKIDEDGYITVLGRVDDVINVSGHRLGTMELESAIVATAGVAEAAVVGGDHELKGEAVYAYVILEDGQEPTDAMRERIVDNVVEGIGPIAKPEDVIFTPELPKTRSGKIMRRLLEDIASGNELGNTSTLRNPDVVEDIQQQVQDD, encoded by the coding sequence ATGACAGACCAATCCGAGGAGCCCGAGGTCGAACTCGAGGCACGGCTCGCAGAACAGGAGACGTTCGAGCCACCCGAGTCGTTCGTCGAGCAGGCGAACGTGACCGACGAGGGCATCTACGAGGAGTTCGAGGAAGCGTGGCCGGAGTGCTGGGAGGCGGCGGCCGACCTCCTCGAGTGGGACGAACCCTACGAGAACGTGCTCGAGGACGAGGACGCCCCGTTTTACCGGTGGTTCACGGGCGGCAAACTGAACGCCTCGTACAACTGTCTCGATCGCCACGTCGAGAACGGTGCGAAGAACCGCGCGGCGATCCAGTGGGAGGGTGAACTCGGCGAGACGCGCACGTACACTTACGGCGAACTGTTGAACGAGGTCGAGGCGTTCGCCGCGGGACTCCGGGAACTCGGCGTCGAGGAAGACGACGTCGTGACGATGTACATGCCGATGATTCCCGAGTTGCCGATCGCGATGCTCGCGTGTGCGCGCATCGGTGCCCCTCACTCGGTGGTGTTCGCGGGCTTCTCCGCGGAAGCACTCGCGACCCGGATGAACGCATCCGACAGCGAGTACCTGATCACCTGTGACGGCTACTACCGCCGCGGGGACGCCCTGAACCACAAGGAGAAGTCGGACAAGGGACTCAGACAGGTCGATCACGACGTCACGACGGTCGTCGTCGATCGGCTCGGCGACGAGTTGAAACACTTCCTCGGAAAACACGCCCACGACTACGACGAACTGGTCGCAGAACACGAGGGCGCGTCGGTCGAGCCCGTCTCACGGGACGCCGAGGACATGCTGTTCCTGATGTACACCTCCGGCACCACGGGCCAGCCCAAGGGTGTGAAACACACCACCGCGGGCTATCTCGCCTACACGGCCTGGACGGGACAGGCGGTGCTCGACATCAAGCCGGAGGACACTTACTGGTGTTCGGCCGACATCGGCTGGATCACCGGTCACTCCTACATCGTCTACGGGCCGCTCGCGCTCGGGACAACGACGCTGATGTACGAGGGCACCCCGGACTATCCCGAGAAGGACCGTTTCTGGGAACTCGTCGAGAAGTACCGCGTGGACACCTTCTACACGGCGCCGACGGCGATCCGCGCGTTCATGAAGTGGGGTGCAGAGTACCCCGAGGCCCACGACCTCTCCTCGCTGCGCCTGCTGGGAACGGTCGGCGAGCCGATCAATCCGCGCGCCTGGAAGTGGTACTACAAGCACATCGGTGGCGAGGAGTGCCCGATCGTCGACACCTGGTGGCAGACCGAAACCGGCGGCCACATGATCACCACCCTTCCCGGCATCGGCGAGATGAAACCAGGCTCGGCCGGTCCCGGACTCCCCGGACTCGACGTCCGCGTCGTCGACGGCACCGGCGAGGAAGTCGACGCCGGACACGCCGGCTACCTCACGGTCAACAACCCCTGGCCCGGAATGCTTCGCACCCTCTATCAGAACGACGAGCGGTTCGTCTCCGAGTACTGGCAGGAGTACTCCGACCCCGACGCCGACGAGTGGGTCTACTTCCCCGAGGACGGCGCGAAGATCGACGAGGACGGCTACATCACCGTGCTGGGTCGGGTCGACGACGTGATCAACGTCTCCGGCCACCGCCTGGGGACGATGGAACTCGAGAGTGCCATCGTCGCCACCGCGGGCGTCGCCGAGGCCGCCGTCGTCGGCGGCGACCACGAACTCAAGGGCGAGGCCGTCTACGCCTACGTCATCCTCGAGGACGGCCAGGAGCCGACCGACGCGATGCGCGAGCGCATCGTCGACAACGTGGTCGAGGGCATCGGCCCGATCGCCAAACCCGAGGACGTGATCTTCACGCCCGAACTACCGAAGACGCGCTCGGGCAAGATCATGCGTCGCCTGCTCGAGGACATTGCATCAGGGAACGAACTCGGTAACACCTCGACGCTTCGCAACCCCGACGTCGTCGAGGACATCCAGCAGCAGGTCCAGGACGACTGA
- a CDS encoding DUF7520 family protein, protein MTDDQSGRHVVVGGFLTIVAVAGLSGAALGYALSDRTGLEEVTVLSITFTVTPTSLALYGVVAVGTFLATLLLVLTAVSRFDDGTI, encoded by the coding sequence GTGACCGACGACCAGTCCGGACGCCACGTCGTTGTCGGTGGCTTCCTCACGATCGTTGCCGTGGCCGGCCTCTCCGGGGCCGCGCTTGGCTACGCGCTTTCGGACCGAACGGGACTCGAGGAGGTGACGGTGCTGTCGATCACGTTCACCGTCACACCGACGTCACTCGCGCTGTACGGCGTCGTGGCCGTGGGGACGTTCCTCGCGACGCTTTTACTCGTCCTGACGGCCGTCTCGAGGTTCGACGACGGGACGATCTGA
- a CDS encoding adenosylcobinamide amidohydrolase — MGGDGFAARRVDGVLSVRRPGTEWLSTGWNGGRWTADCAYNVSVPEGWECADLDAYVPARLERAGFDEPGPTLLTGVDLEHARGARCGPVTVYATAGVSNPAALPMDPTGGELPDGRTVEQSDADGPVGTVNLVVGTSRSLEAGALANLIAVTAEAKATTLLETTGFPGTTTDAIVVGHDPDGPRETYSGSATPVGAATRACVREALQAALDSRYDETEATIPDTVADAAYGVSTDARAEVFRPRLDGDARR; from the coding sequence ATGGGCGGTGACGGGTTCGCGGCGAGGCGCGTCGACGGCGTCCTCAGCGTTCGCCGGCCGGGAACCGAGTGGCTCTCGACGGGCTGGAACGGCGGCCGCTGGACGGCCGACTGCGCGTACAACGTCTCCGTCCCCGAGGGCTGGGAGTGTGCCGACCTCGACGCGTACGTTCCCGCCCGCCTCGAGCGCGCAGGCTTCGACGAGCCCGGGCCGACGCTCCTGACGGGGGTCGACCTCGAGCACGCTCGCGGGGCCCGCTGTGGCCCGGTGACGGTCTACGCGACGGCCGGCGTCTCGAACCCCGCGGCGCTCCCGATGGACCCGACAGGCGGCGAACTACCCGACGGGCGAACCGTAGAACAGAGCGACGCCGACGGACCTGTCGGGACCGTGAACCTCGTCGTCGGGACGAGTCGATCGCTCGAGGCTGGCGCGCTGGCGAACCTGATCGCCGTCACCGCGGAGGCGAAGGCGACGACCCTGCTCGAGACGACGGGCTTCCCCGGAACGACGACCGACGCGATCGTCGTCGGCCACGATCCCGACGGCCCTCGCGAGACGTACTCCGGCAGTGCGACGCCCGTCGGCGCGGCGACTCGAGCCTGCGTCCGGGAGGCCCTGCAGGCGGCACTGGATTCCCGGTACGATGAGACAGAGGCGACGATTCCCGACACCGTCGCGGACGCGGCCTACGGCGTCTCCACGGACGCCCGCGCCGAGGTGTTTCGGCCGCGACTCGACGGCGACGCTCGACGGTGA
- the cobD gene encoding threonine-phosphate decarboxylase CobD codes for MEPEAIRAGGRVPHGGESDPSVLDFSANINPRIPDGVEAVYADALEASRRYPDDDYPDYRAAAAEYVGCDAADVIPTPGGLAAIRLALEATLEPGDEVLLPYPSFGEYAREVRLQGATPRFFRHDELLDTDPARYRLAVVCTPNNPTGEAADPDRLVAFADRCLEAGTTLLVDEAFLGFTDQPSMAGREGVVVARSLTKLFGLPGLRAGFAVATGDLGRALAIARPAWNLGTPAARVGAYCMRQPAFVRETRERVARERARLSEALEADPSFEVSPSDAPYLLLAVDGDVDELLERSRAAGIALRDARTFRGLDSHVRIAVNDREANDRLLEVLCDGR; via the coding sequence ATGGAACCTGAGGCCATCCGCGCGGGTGGGCGGGTCCCTCACGGCGGCGAATCAGATCCGTCGGTGCTCGACTTCAGCGCCAATATCAATCCCCGGATACCGGACGGCGTCGAGGCGGTCTACGCCGACGCGCTCGAGGCTTCGCGACGCTACCCCGACGACGACTATCCGGACTACCGCGCGGCCGCCGCCGAGTACGTCGGCTGCGATGCGGCGGACGTGATCCCCACCCCCGGTGGACTCGCCGCGATCCGACTCGCGCTCGAGGCGACCCTCGAGCCCGGCGACGAGGTCCTGCTCCCGTATCCGAGCTTCGGCGAGTACGCCCGCGAGGTGCGGCTACAGGGAGCGACGCCGCGTTTTTTTAGACACGACGAGCTACTCGACACCGATCCAGCTCGCTACCGACTCGCGGTCGTCTGCACGCCCAACAACCCGACGGGCGAAGCGGCCGATCCAGATCGGCTCGTAGCGTTCGCCGACCGCTGTCTCGAGGCCGGGACGACGCTGCTCGTCGACGAGGCGTTCCTCGGGTTTACCGACCAGCCGTCGATGGCCGGCCGCGAGGGCGTCGTCGTCGCCCGCTCGCTCACGAAGCTGTTCGGCCTGCCCGGCCTGCGGGCGGGCTTCGCCGTCGCAACCGGCGACCTGGGGAGAGCGCTCGCGATCGCTCGTCCGGCCTGGAACCTCGGGACGCCCGCCGCACGCGTCGGCGCCTACTGCATGCGCCAGCCGGCGTTCGTCCGCGAGACGCGCGAGCGCGTCGCTCGAGAGCGCGCCCGACTGTCAGAGGCGCTCGAGGCCGACCCCTCGTTCGAGGTCTCCCCCTCGGACGCGCCGTACCTCCTGCTCGCGGTCGACGGCGACGTCGACGAGTTGCTCGAGCGCTCGCGGGCGGCGGGAATCGCCCTCCGGGACGCCCGGACCTTCCGCGGACTCGACTCACACGTTCGGATCGCTGTCAACGATCGCGAGGCGAACGACCGGCTGCTCGAGGTGCTGTGCGATGGGCGGTGA
- the cobT gene encoding nicotinate mononucleotide-dependent phosphoribosyltransferase CobT: protein MRVILAAGTTETALIDGLSAAGAAPDLMAHTPSADAEIVAYGEPTGAPVTPVSPTGCPTPAAITCAVREVVGFDFVTLDAGLSKPTAAPTVDLGASGGADVREVEAVADAAAIFDRAHGFGASLPDDEVLIGETVPGGTTTALGVLTALGEPLGVSSSLPENPLERKRAVVDEALAASDLEPGDCAGEPLEAVRRVGDPVQAVVAGVAAGALESGTSVTLAGGTQLVTVGAMLRHAGVDAPLTLATTSFVADDPSADLETAADRFDLEVVATDPGFDEGEHVAMERYCAGEAKEGVAMGGALSLVPDGAMRAVRDRLEVVCDRLGIDPDGGLDVGTVEDDHGT, encoded by the coding sequence ATGCGAGTGATCCTCGCCGCCGGAACGACCGAAACGGCGCTGATCGATGGCCTCAGCGCTGCGGGGGCCGCCCCCGACCTGATGGCCCACACCCCCTCGGCTGACGCCGAGATCGTCGCCTACGGCGAGCCGACTGGCGCGCCCGTAACGCCCGTCAGCCCGACGGGCTGTCCGACGCCCGCGGCGATCACCTGTGCCGTCCGCGAGGTCGTCGGCTTCGACTTCGTGACCCTCGACGCCGGCCTCTCGAAGCCGACGGCCGCCCCCACGGTCGACCTCGGCGCCAGCGGCGGCGCGGACGTCCGCGAGGTGGAGGCGGTGGCCGACGCCGCGGCGATCTTCGACCGCGCCCACGGCTTCGGCGCGAGCCTCCCCGACGACGAGGTGCTGATCGGCGAGACCGTTCCCGGCGGGACGACCACCGCACTGGGCGTGCTCACTGCCCTCGGCGAGCCCCTCGGCGTCTCCTCGTCGCTCCCCGAGAATCCCCTCGAGCGAAAGCGCGCGGTCGTCGACGAGGCGCTCGCCGCGAGCGATCTCGAGCCGGGCGACTGCGCCGGCGAGCCGCTCGAGGCCGTCCGGCGAGTCGGGGACCCGGTCCAGGCTGTCGTGGCGGGCGTCGCCGCGGGCGCGCTCGAATCGGGGACGTCGGTGACGCTCGCCGGTGGGACCCAGCTGGTGACCGTCGGCGCGATGCTGCGCCACGCCGGGGTCGACGCCCCGCTCACGCTGGCGACCACCTCGTTCGTCGCGGACGATCCGTCGGCCGACCTCGAGACGGCGGCCGACCGGTTCGACCTCGAGGTCGTCGCCACCGACCCCGGCTTCGACGAGGGCGAGCACGTCGCGATGGAACGCTACTGCGCCGGCGAGGCGAAAGAGGGCGTCGCGATGGGTGGGGCGCTCTCGCTGGTTCCCGACGGGGCGATGAGGGCGGTTCGAGACCGACTCGAGGTCGTCTGCGACCGGCTTGGGATCGATCCCGACGGTGGGCTCGACGTCGGAACGGTGGAAGACGACCATGGAACCTGA
- a CDS encoding NTP transferase domain-containing protein produces the protein MCGGQGTRLEADREKPLVRIGGTPMVDRVLEALRASRVGTIYAAVSPNAPETREHLVAGPRVTTVETPGEGYVNDLLVALDGPLEPPVLTVAADLPLLSGAAVDRVLERTRAQREAGSESATVCVPVALKRRLGASVETAFSPHLTPTGVNVVGDSVTDMTYVSYDPRLAINVNRREDARIAEELCE, from the coding sequence ATGTGTGGCGGTCAGGGTACCCGCCTCGAGGCCGATCGCGAAAAGCCCCTCGTCCGGATCGGCGGGACGCCGATGGTCGACCGGGTGCTCGAGGCGCTCCGTGCGAGCCGCGTCGGGACGATCTACGCGGCCGTCTCGCCGAACGCGCCGGAGACGCGCGAGCACCTCGTCGCCGGCCCACGGGTGACGACCGTCGAGACGCCCGGCGAGGGCTACGTGAACGACCTGCTGGTCGCGCTCGACGGTCCGCTCGAGCCGCCCGTCCTGACGGTGGCGGCCGACCTGCCGTTGCTCTCGGGAGCGGCCGTCGATCGCGTGCTCGAGCGCACGCGGGCGCAACGTGAAGCCGGATCTGAATCGGCGACGGTCTGCGTGCCCGTCGCGCTGAAACGACGCCTCGGGGCGAGCGTCGAAACCGCTTTCTCGCCTCACCTTACGCCGACGGGGGTCAACGTCGTCGGCGATTCTGTGACAGACATGACGTACGTGAGCTACGATCCACGACTGGCGATCAACGTGAACCGACGTGAAGACGCACGAATTGCGGAGGAACTATGCGAGTGA